A genomic stretch from Azotosporobacter soli includes:
- a CDS encoding transglycosylase domain-containing protein codes for MRIFRFLSVLCVLFLISFGISGGATLWQKWSSTLPASTSAVLPADTAASVNEAAGAWDRIWRIIALKSAVEGKLDRRNYVKIKDIPLTLQQAVIATEDHRFYNHVGFDFEGILRATLVNVQAGGYAEGASTITQQLIKNLFLSQDKTITRKAEEFVLAVDMELRYSKEEILEMYLNSIYFGSGAYGIGPAAKIYFGKPPANLNLPEAALLAGIPNAPSLNSPYVNFQAAKQRQAIVLGAMVKYNYLGPQAAEEARLTPVWLAN; via the coding sequence TTGCGGATTTTCCGTTTTTTATCGGTATTATGCGTTTTATTTCTGATTTCGTTTGGCATCAGCGGCGGAGCCACCTTGTGGCAAAAATGGTCTTCCACCCTCCCCGCTTCGACTTCGGCCGTTCTGCCCGCCGATACAGCGGCCAGCGTTAACGAAGCCGCCGGAGCCTGGGATCGGATCTGGAGAATTATCGCCCTAAAGAGCGCGGTAGAAGGCAAATTGGATCGCCGAAACTATGTGAAAATAAAAGACATTCCGCTCACACTGCAACAAGCCGTCATCGCGACAGAGGATCATCGCTTTTACAATCATGTCGGTTTTGATTTCGAGGGAATTCTTCGCGCCACCTTAGTCAACGTGCAAGCCGGCGGCTACGCCGAAGGTGCGAGCACGATCACGCAGCAGCTGATCAAGAACTTATTTCTCTCGCAGGATAAGACCATCACCCGTAAAGCGGAAGAGTTCGTTCTTGCGGTCGATATGGAGCTACGTTATTCTAAAGAGGAAATCCTCGAAATGTATCTGAACAGCATTTATTTCGGTTCCGGCGCCTACGGCATCGGACCGGCCGCGAAGATCTATTTCGGCAAACCGCCTGCCAATCTTAATCTGCCGGAGGCGGCGCTGCTTGCCGGCATCCCCAACGCACCATCGCTCAATTCTCCCTACGTTAATTTCCAGGCCGCTAAGCAGCGACAAGCCATCGTCCTAGGTGCAATGGTCAAGTACAACTATCTCGGCCCCCAGGCCGCCGAAGAAGCACGTTTAACGCCAGTCTGGCTGGCAAATTAA
- a CDS encoding class III extradiol dioxygenase subunit B-like domain-containing protein, with product MEIIVMELRRELEKKDVTDMGVIIAGALLPHPPIMVPEIGQEDVEKVRKTVNAARQVATYINKYKPDTIIIISPHGPMFRNAVGISRIPALCGNFSRFGAPETALEFANDCKLALRIGGQCEKKGIPVVNIDEESAQRYRLSVELDHGALVPLYYLRDAGFKGEIVYLSVGMLEYRQMEMFGVAVQEAVRLSVKRVVVVASGDLSHRLDAGAPNGYSPRGKEFDELVLTAVRDNSLHLLHRLSPELVEEAGQCGLRPIFFLLGALAGIKTKVELLSYEAPFGVGYAVAIYKPFLDAKGGAV from the coding sequence ATGGAAATTATTGTTATGGAACTGAGGCGAGAGCTGGAGAAAAAGGATGTGACCGATATGGGCGTGATTATTGCTGGAGCATTACTGCCGCACCCGCCGATTATGGTACCGGAAATTGGGCAGGAGGATGTTGAAAAAGTTCGCAAAACAGTCAATGCCGCACGCCAGGTGGCAACGTACATCAACAAGTATAAACCGGATACGATCATCATTATCTCGCCGCATGGGCCGATGTTTCGCAATGCCGTAGGAATTTCACGCATACCGGCGCTGTGCGGAAACTTTAGCCGCTTTGGCGCGCCTGAAACGGCGTTGGAATTTGCCAATGATTGCAAACTTGCGCTGCGCATCGGCGGACAATGCGAGAAAAAAGGGATTCCGGTGGTCAATATCGATGAAGAGTCGGCACAGCGTTATCGTCTTTCGGTTGAGCTTGATCATGGCGCGTTGGTGCCGCTCTACTATTTGCGTGATGCCGGCTTTAAAGGCGAAATCGTCTATTTATCAGTAGGCATGCTCGAGTATCGGCAAATGGAAATGTTTGGGGTAGCGGTTCAGGAAGCGGTACGTCTTAGCGTCAAGCGGGTTGTCGTTGTTGCCTCCGGTGATTTGTCGCATCGCCTCGACGCGGGTGCGCCAAATGGTTACAGCCCGCGCGGCAAAGAATTTGACGAGCTTGTTTTGACGGCTGTGCGTGATAACAGTCTTCATTTGCTGCATCGCCTGTCGCCGGAATTAGTTGAAGAGGCGGGGCAATGCGGGTTGCGGCCGATCTTCTTTTTGCTGGGCGCGCTGGCGGGGATTAAAACAAAAGTCGAGTTGCTCTCTTACGAAGCGCCTTTTGGCGTCGGCTACGCGGTGGCGATTTACAAACCGTTTCTTGACGCGAAGGGAGGCGCCGTATGA